Proteins encoded by one window of Nicotiana tabacum cultivar K326 chromosome 10, ASM71507v2, whole genome shotgun sequence:
- the LOC142164938 gene encoding uncharacterized protein LOC142164938 has product MASAKMSSRLVLLCIVCVFVQTTFARKLLQFPSGNILGFGGIDQIIGNVAGGGGGGGGGGGGSDGGNGWGIGGGGGFYSGPGSAGGGGGGGGGGGGGGVNGGSGRGFGIGGGSGSGSNGGGGGGGGGGGGGGGGEDGGNGFGGGAGQGYGVGVVATLDPTIEN; this is encoded by the exons A TGGCAAGTGCAAAGATGAGTAGCAGGTTGGTTCTTTTATGTATTGTCTGTGTTTTTGTGCAAACAACATTTGCGAGGAAGCTTCTACAATTTCCATCCGGAAATATCCTCGGCTTTGGCGGAATTGACCAAATTATCGGAAATGTTGCCGGCGGCGGCGGTGGAGGCGGCGGCGGAGGAGGAGGTTCAGATGGTGGAAACGGTTGGGGAATTGGAGGTGGAGGTGGCTTTTATAGTGGACCAGGCAGTGCTGGCGGCGGCGGCGGTGGCGGCGGCGGTGGCGGAGGAGGAGGTGTGAATGGTGGATCTGGTAGGGGGTTTGGAATTGGCGGGGGTAGTGGATCAGGTAGCAATGGAGGTGGTGGTGGCGGTggcggaggaggaggaggaggcggCGGCGGTGAAGACGGTGGAAATGGTTTTGGTGGCGGAGCTGGTCAAGGCTATGGAGTGGGAGTAGTGGCGACTCTTGATCCTACTATTGAAAATTGA